atgtatgtatattttttttttttggacacaatataaaattctcacaaaatagtaaaaatagattgtaaataaatttaaactaaataagtagttaagatatttaaactaaatcaatttttaattaaattaatatatatatattgatattttcaattgttaagatattttagaaaatagaaaatgaataaaaaaattagattaaatgagaaaatagaaagagtgatttgaagagattttagagtgccacataatattcttaaagctctcctttatatatatatagatatatagatttaCGAGTTTAATAACTAAATTtacaacaaaaattataaaattatgtattattataaaaaaaaattgggtgttaaagtgtaatatttttattttttggtatTATCGTATATAAAGAAATTAAACTAGAACAAAAATCCAAATTTAataaaacacacaaaaaaaaaaaattctcaattagactattttttttccttttctttttcttgttctcCTACTCTCCCGAtatattcttctttcttttttttttcttcttcttcttcttcttcttaaccCAGATTTCAAATTTAGATTTGGTAAATCCTTCGAAGAACCAGATCCAAACTCAAAGGTGAAATTCAATACCAAGATAATTCCCAATTCCAAATTTCGATTATTGATGAATTGTACTGTATttttataattgttatttttttcaAATGCATGAAGGTGAGATTAATCTGCCATGGCAATCCACTGACTTTCTTTCTTCTCTACAGAGTTGCTTCTTCCTCCTGCATAGTGTGTAAATTTGAGTTATTTTGGGGGAGAAGCTACCAATGGCGGTCTCTGAGGAAAATAGTGCTTTGTTCCCCATATTTATATTAACAATCATGGCGTTGCCTTTGGTGCCTTATACGATACTGAAGTTGTGTAGAGCTGCCTCTAAGAAAACCAAGACCATCCATTGCCAGTGTTCTGAATGCTCTCATTCAGGCAAGTACCGCAAGTCCATATTCAAGAAGGTGATGAGGTTTCTTATTTGAATTTATGTAATTATTTGCCAATTTCATTTGTTTTCTTTCTATAAATTATCTAAAGTTATAGGGTTTGTTTGATTTCATTTTTGCAGATCTCAAGCATCTCAACTTGCAGTAACTTGACTATACTCCTGCTTTGGATTGTTATGATTATGCTGATTTATTACATAAAAAATATGAGCAATGAGGTAGATATTTTGACTGAATTTGAACAAATAGTTTATAGTGACATATTAGTTTGAATGTCTTAAGTTAACAGCTCAGTTTTGCTTTGCTAGATTTAGCACTGATGGTAAAACTCATAATAGTTTAGAAATATTCTAATTTTCAGCTTGATAATTGTTGAATGTCAAATGATCATATTTATCTGCCATGTGAAGCATGTTTGTTGAAACCTTATATTAAGATTTTAATGACTATTTTCAGATTCAAGTTTTTGAGCCATTCACTATTCTTGGATTGGAACCTGGGGTTTCAGATTCAGATATAAAGAAGGCATATAGGAGACTCTCTATTCAGTACCATCCAGATAAAAATCCAGATCCAGGTTGAAGGTGTTTTTAGTTTTTGCAGCTTCTAATGTGGCCTTTATGGGTAATATGTGTGTTTTTTCTAATGctctttcatttttttattttctagagGCTCACAAATATTTTGTGGAGTACATATCTAAAGCTTATCAGGCTCTGACTGATCCAACATCTCGAGAAAACTATGAAAAATATGGCCATCCAGATGGCAGACAGGTAATGTACAATTCTTGGAATGAGTAGTAGCAAGTAGCTCCATACTTGTCCTTGATGTTTCAATGTAGTGTGAAATTCTGTGAACTATATTGACCACTGTTGCTTTTgcaaattatgttgttttatttttcaaacaggGTTTTCAAATGGGCATAGCTCTCCCACAATTTTTGCTAGACATAGATGGGTCTTCTGGTGGAATACTTTTACTCTGGATCGTTGGTCTTTGTATTCTCTTGCCGTTGGTGATAGCAGTTGTATATCTTTCACAATCATCAAAATATACTGGCAACTATGTGATGCATCATACATTGTCTACGTATTATTACTTCATGAAACCTTCCTTGGCTCCAAGGTATTCAGTTTCTTAGATAACCTGTTTTTTACGAATGGGTAGTctttgttcttattattttctaatCCTTTGAAATTATTGATCATTCAGCAAAGTTATGGATGTCTTCATAAAGGCTGCTGAATATATGGAAATTCCAGTTCGTAGAACTGATAATGAGCCCCTTCAGAAGCTTTTTATGCTAGTTCGAAGTGAGTTAAATTTGGACCTGAAGAACATCAAGCAAGAGCAGGCTAAGTTTTGGAAGCAACACCCAGCTCTTGTTAAGGTAGTTTGTCTTCTGATTTTGGGTAAAGCAATGCAAGAGTATACTCCTTAGTGACAATTATCTTGTGCTTTTGTAATGCAGACGGAGTTGTTGATTCAAGCACATCTGACTCGTGAATCAGCTTCTTTATCTCCATCTTTGAATGCTGATTTCAGACATTTGCTAGAACTTGCACCTCGCCTTCTTGAAGAGTTAATGAAGGTGATCTCCATAATTTTATGCAGTCTTCTTTTTTATCTCTATATCTGTTGTCGTTGTCATACAATAGAGTGAAGTCTTTTACGACTGTAATTGACATTCTCAATTGAGGTCCTTTTCTTCTATACCTAAACTTGAGCTTTTTAACAGTATCCTATTAGAACTATACTTACATAGAAAGTTGTGAAACTTGGTAGATTCATAATTTATGTTCAGTTCATTCTAGCATGCTTTTAATCCTGTACTTCACAAATGTAACTGTTTGTTTTCTAAACAGTATCTACAAAGTCGCGTATTAATTGCAGTGAATATTCTCTATAAGATTTTTTATTGTGACTGTCCTCGTATGTCATCTCTTGTCAGCTTTCTTTTGGTCATGGTTATTCATCAAGTTTCAGTGAATTTTCTTTGTTGTTTGGATGTTGTTTTACTTGTTACATGGTTTGTCTACCTTCTACCATGATTCATCTTTATAGGTCATTCCACTGATTTTATCTGTAACTTGTCTAGATGGCAATCATACCACGCACTGCTCAGGGGCATGGATGGCTAAGGCCTGCAATCGGAGTAGTTGAGCTTTCTCAGTGTATCATTCAGGTTATGCAAAGTTTAATTTTAAGtgcttgattattatttttaaggaAAGAGTTGGGATATGTTGAAGCTTTTATTTTACATCCTAAAAATTGGTAATGTTAGTTGTCGGTGACATGATGCTTTTGTTTTGCTGCAGTTGATGTTGCTTTCAAACTTGTTTTTTTTTGctctttttcatttatttttagttAAATAGTTGTGCTAATTTCTGAACTCTATTTTCTACAATAACTGTTATGCAGGCTGTTCCTCTTAGTGCAAGGAAGTCTACTGGAGGATCGAGCGAAGGAGTTGCACCATTCCTGCAGCTGCCACATTTTAGTGAGgctgtcataaaaaaaatatctcgcaaggtaattaaataaaactaaatttcAGGGATCTTTTCTCGGTGTGGTTTGTGAGCTATATTGTTGTCTCTGAAGTTTTAACTAGAAACTTGCAAGAGTTATATTATCTCCTCGTGGCCTATTTCTTCTAAATTAAGCCATTATCTTTATCCCAAATTTCATGTCATATATGAATTTCCACCCATTTAAGAGGCGCCTTAATTTGTCAAATTGTGCACATGTTATTTATGCATTTTACTCgaggaaaaaaaaagaatagaaaaaatttGATATTTGAttttcttcatcttattttttattgttagatttTAAGGCATATTCGTTCTCAATGATTATTTGTGAATTGGGATTTGTAGTTGTAATCTTAGAGAGTTAGAGTTTCTGGTAT
The Humulus lupulus chromosome 6, drHumLupu1.1, whole genome shotgun sequence DNA segment above includes these coding regions:
- the LOC133783279 gene encoding dnaJ protein ERDJ2A-like; protein product: MAVSEENSALFPIFILTIMALPLVPYTILKLCRAASKKTKTIHCQCSECSHSGKYRKSIFKKISSISTCSNLTILLLWIVMIMLIYYIKNMSNEIQVFEPFTILGLEPGVSDSDIKKAYRRLSIQYHPDKNPDPEAHKYFVEYISKAYQALTDPTSRENYEKYGHPDGRQGFQMGIALPQFLLDIDGSSGGILLLWIVGLCILLPLVIAVVYLSQSSKYTGNYVMHHTLSTYYYFMKPSLAPSKVMDVFIKAAEYMEIPVRRTDNEPLQKLFMLVRSELNLDLKNIKQEQAKFWKQHPALVKTELLIQAHLTRESASLSPSLNADFRHLLELAPRLLEELMKMAIIPRTAQGHGWLRPAIGVVELSQCIIQAVPLSARKSTGGSSEGVAPFLQLPHFSEAVIKKISRKKVRTFQDLQDMTMQERVELLTQIAGFSSAEVQDVEMVLEMMPSVTVEVNCETEGEDGIQEGDIVTIQAWISQNRANGLIGALPHAPYFPFHKEENFWFLLADTVSNSVWFSQKVSFMDEAAAIAGASKAIEETMEGSGANVRETSAAVREAVEKVKGGSRLVMGKLQAPAEGNYNLTCYCLCDSWIGCDRKTALKVKVLRRTRAGTRGSIVAEEGPITEDGIEEEEENEEEEYDDDYESEYSEDEADEQQKDTKKKKGPAANGTAHKEGSSSESSGSDEE